Proteins from a single region of Dama dama isolate Ldn47 chromosome 14, ASM3311817v1, whole genome shotgun sequence:
- the HLX gene encoding H2.0-like homeobox protein, whose translation MFAAGLAPFYASNFSLWSAAYCSSAGPGGCSFPLDPAAVKKPSFCIADILHAGVGEPGTTPEGLAGASAAALTAHLGSAHPHASFQAAARSPLRPTPVVAPSEVPAGFPQRLSPLSAAYHHHHPQQQQPQQQQPPPPPRAGALQPPASGSRVVPNPHHSGSAPAPSSKDLKFGIDRILSAEFDPKVKEGNTLRDLTSLLTGGRPAGVHLPGLQPSAGQFFASLDPINEASAILSPLSSNPRNSVQHQFQDTFPGPYAVLTKDTMPQTYKRKRSWSRAVFSNLQRKGLEKRFEIQKYVTKPDRKQLAAMLGLTDAQVKVWFQNRRMKWRHSKEAQAQKDKDKEAGEKPSGGAPAADGEPEEQSPSRSEGEAESESSDPESLDMAPSDTERTEGAERSLHQTTVIKASAAGALLAASGGGPGGSGGGVGFNFGGLSSGSTTSAGSSGSHSSGSASELPPAPQPALSSAPKSPEPVAAPLGGL comes from the exons ATGTTCGCCGCCGGGCTGGCTCCCTTCTACGCGTCAAACTTCAGCCTCTGGTCGGCCGCCTACTGCTCCTCTGCCGGCCCCGGCGGCTGCTCCTTCCCTCTGGACCCCGCCGCCGTCAAGAAACCCTCCTTCTGCATCGCGGACATCCTGCACGCGGGTGTTGGGGAGCCCGGGACGACCCCGGAGGGTCTGGCGGGGGCCTCCGCCGCTGCCCTCACCGCGCACTTGGGATCGGCTCACCCGCACGCCTCTTTCCAAGCTGCCGCCAGATCCCCGCTTCGACCCACCCCGGTGGTGGCGCCCTCCGAAGTCCCTGCTGGCTTCCCTCAGCGACTGTCCCCGCTCTCAGCCgcctaccaccaccatcacccacaGCAGCAACAACCGCAGCAGCAACAGCCTCCGCCTCCACCCCGGGCGGGCGCCTTGCAGCCCCCGGCCTCCGGGTCGCGGGTGGTCCCTAATCCCCACCATAGCGGCTCCGCCCCGGCCCCCTCCAGCAAGGACCTCAAGTTTGGAATTGACCGCATTTTGTCTGCAGAATTTGACCCTAAAGTCAAGGAAGGCAACACACTGAGAG ATCTCACGTCGCTGCTCACTGGCGGGCGGCCCGCGGGGGTGCATCTTCCCGGCCTGCAGCCCTCCGCCGGCCAGTTCTTCGCGTCTCTAGATCCCATTAATGAGGCCTCTGCCATCCTGAGTCCCTTAAGCTCGAACCCGAGAAATTCAGTTCAACATCAGTTTCAAGACACGTTTCCAG GCCCCTACGCCGTGCTCACGAAGGACACCATGCCTCAGACGTACAAGAGAAAGCGCTCATGGTCTCGGGCAGTCTTCTCTAACCTGCAGAGAAAAGGTCTGGAGAAAAGGTTTGAGATTCAGAAGTACGTGACCAAGCCAGACCGAAAGCAGCTGGCCGCAATGCTGGGTCTCACGGATGCGCAG GTGAAAGTGTGGTTCCAGAACCGGCGGATGAAGTGGCGGCATTCCAAGGAGGCTCAGGCCCAGAAGGACAAAGACAAGGAGGCGGGCGAGAAGCCGTCGGGCGGAGCCCCGGCTGCTGACGGCGAGCCGGAGGAGCAGAGCCCCAGCCGCTCGGAGGGCGAGGCGGAGAGCGAAAGCAGCGACCCCGAGTCTCTGGATATGGCCCCCAGCGACACGGAGCGGACTGAAGGGGCCGAGCGGTCTCTGCACCAAACGACGGTCATCAAGGCCTCAGCGGCCGGCGCCCTCCTGGCCGCCAGCGGCGGAGGCCCTGGAGGCAGCGGCGGCGGTGTTGGCTTCAACTTCGGCGGCCTGAGTAGCGGCAGCACCACCAGTGCCGGGAGCTCCGGCAGTCACAGCAGCGGCAGCGCCTCAGAGCTGCCCCCCGCACCCCAGCCCGCCCTCAGCAGCGCCCCCAAAAGCCCCGAGCCTGTCGCGGCGCCCCTCGGCGGCCTCTAG